One segment of Rhodohalobacter mucosus DNA contains the following:
- a CDS encoding ATP-binding protein, whose amino-acid sequence MKLTRQQIDEARQVYDLYWDSYVKGDVDTFAGTLDENFEMIGTSESEICHSKEEGIEFVKSQVDELIGIVEMRNRQIKTAPLENFVLVNEHCDIYTLAEGDWSFYSKIRISTLLRETPEGWKVVQQHGSFPDLRVQEGETLAIDKIHRENLELRDAVKRRTAELENKKRELEIEAAMERIRVQSMAMQQPDDLNKVNQELLNQLNSLQVEGLTGVSIWLIDNDGIVTAWDLSSPGNMGDPSSATVHYDAEKYDILGEPWRIIQKSDDDYFVLDYPVKKLQKAIEEWDKVDPAVATNFREALTTGKLTHQWNPMARHSHGLLSIDLVNPPPADTREIVTKMAGAFSLAYRRFLDLQKAEAQAREAQIEAALERVRSSTMGMQHSEDLSNVASVMFDQMNGLGGELFAFGIVLCDKQKDTVEQWHNLGNEGMITPFTVPIDLDYIHRYRYDQWRAGKELFSIEIPEDYIEEHFELMFELPSVKSAMDEVAARGVQVEIPDWEIDYCASFTHGYLLVSSLKEFEEDHIFPKFAKAFDQAYTRYLDLQKAEVQTREAQIEASLERARAQSMMMQHSDEINFISNAFHEQLILLGIPSEFSYVWLPDEENQSHQFWASWSEMSKGEIRLQSKQVTYPLDKSEPYTAACFEAWSTPDVVLEEFIPPEEIAGFFDVWQELLSGAEKLKAEHFPEGIYYSEAYMRYGCFGINIRRKLSDEEKSILKRFSKEFERAYTRFLDLQKAEEQARLIREERDRLEIALNKLHATQEQLIQQEKLASLGQLTAGIAHEIKNPLNFVNNFSDVSIELVEEAREEVLAQKQTLRKETDQNPLLRGESSTEGDARGVLEKASTDGQTQDPEIESSSTNTPLNPLSRGEAGSIPQMDLILEILDDIEGNLRKIHEHGSRADSIVKSMLQHSRGGDGKMEPTPLNPLIKEYVNLAFHGMRAGNDPINVDIDLDLDLDENVGEVSLIAEDFSRVILNLCNNAFDALKEKLTSRQQSGRQLSAESGNGYKPKLTIRTLAEPNTVTISIEDNGPGIPDEIKDKIMQPFFTTKKGTQGTGLGLSITNDIVKAHGGIMNIDSQPGQTIFTIKFNR is encoded by the coding sequence ATGAAACTCACCCGGCAGCAAATCGATGAAGCCCGGCAGGTTTATGACCTTTACTGGGACAGCTATGTAAAAGGGGATGTCGATACATTTGCGGGTACGCTGGACGAAAACTTTGAAATGATCGGTACTTCTGAAAGTGAGATTTGCCACTCCAAAGAGGAAGGCATTGAATTTGTCAAGAGCCAGGTGGACGAGCTGATCGGCATAGTGGAAATGAGAAACCGCCAGATAAAGACGGCCCCCCTGGAAAATTTTGTTCTGGTAAATGAGCATTGCGACATCTATACCCTTGCAGAGGGTGACTGGTCATTCTACTCAAAAATCAGAATTTCAACCCTTCTTCGGGAAACGCCGGAAGGATGGAAAGTTGTCCAGCAGCATGGCTCTTTTCCGGATTTACGTGTCCAGGAAGGCGAAACCCTCGCGATCGACAAAATTCACCGGGAGAACCTGGAATTGCGTGATGCGGTTAAGCGGCGTACTGCAGAGCTTGAAAACAAAAAACGCGAACTGGAGATTGAAGCAGCCATGGAACGAATTCGGGTGCAATCCATGGCCATGCAGCAACCTGACGACCTTAACAAAGTAAATCAAGAGTTACTCAACCAGCTCAACAGCCTTCAGGTGGAGGGTCTGACAGGAGTAAGTATTTGGCTGATCGACAATGATGGTATAGTTACCGCCTGGGACCTTTCAAGTCCGGGAAATATGGGAGACCCGAGCAGCGCAACAGTTCATTACGATGCTGAAAAATATGATATCCTGGGAGAGCCCTGGAGAATAATTCAGAAATCAGACGATGATTATTTTGTTCTGGATTATCCTGTAAAAAAGCTTCAGAAAGCAATTGAAGAATGGGATAAAGTAGATCCTGCTGTGGCAACAAACTTCAGGGAAGCATTAACCACTGGGAAGTTGACCCATCAGTGGAATCCGATGGCCAGACATTCTCACGGCCTTCTAAGCATCGATTTAGTAAATCCTCCCCCTGCGGATACCAGGGAAATTGTAACAAAAATGGCAGGGGCGTTCAGCCTGGCATACAGACGTTTTCTTGACCTGCAAAAAGCCGAAGCCCAGGCTCGGGAAGCGCAAATTGAGGCAGCTCTGGAAAGAGTAAGAAGTAGTACGATGGGCATGCAGCATAGTGAAGACCTTTCCAATGTGGCCTCCGTGATGTTTGATCAAATGAATGGTCTGGGGGGTGAACTGTTTGCCTTCGGTATTGTACTGTGCGATAAACAGAAAGACACGGTAGAACAGTGGCATAATCTCGGCAATGAGGGCATGATCACCCCTTTCACGGTACCAATTGATCTGGACTATATCCATCGTTACAGATATGATCAATGGAGAGCCGGGAAGGAACTGTTTTCAATAGAAATTCCGGAAGACTACATCGAGGAGCACTTTGAGTTGATGTTTGAACTGCCCTCCGTAAAGTCTGCAATGGATGAGGTGGCTGCGCGGGGTGTTCAGGTGGAAATCCCTGATTGGGAAATAGATTACTGCGCATCCTTTACACATGGATATCTTCTCGTTTCCTCCCTAAAGGAATTTGAAGAGGATCACATCTTCCCAAAATTTGCAAAGGCTTTCGATCAAGCATACACGAGATATCTGGATCTTCAAAAAGCAGAGGTACAAACGCGGGAAGCACAAATCGAAGCCTCATTGGAGCGTGCCCGAGCCCAGAGTATGATGATGCAGCATTCAGATGAAATAAACTTTATTTCGAATGCATTTCATGAGCAACTCATTTTGCTGGGTATACCCTCAGAATTTTCCTACGTATGGCTTCCTGATGAAGAGAATCAATCTCATCAATTCTGGGCCAGCTGGTCGGAAATGAGTAAAGGGGAAATCAGACTTCAAAGCAAACAGGTCACCTATCCCCTCGACAAATCGGAACCCTACACCGCAGCATGTTTTGAAGCCTGGTCTACTCCCGATGTAGTATTGGAAGAATTTATCCCGCCAGAGGAAATTGCCGGTTTTTTTGATGTCTGGCAGGAGCTTCTGTCAGGAGCTGAAAAACTGAAAGCTGAACATTTCCCGGAAGGGATCTATTATTCAGAAGCCTACATGCGCTATGGGTGCTTTGGAATCAATATTCGGCGAAAACTCTCCGATGAAGAAAAGAGTATTCTCAAACGGTTTTCAAAAGAATTCGAACGCGCTTATACCCGATTTCTGGATCTGCAAAAAGCAGAAGAACAGGCACGGCTGATTCGTGAAGAACGGGATCGACTTGAAATCGCACTTAATAAATTACACGCTACTCAGGAACAGCTCATTCAACAGGAAAAATTGGCCTCCCTGGGACAGCTCACCGCCGGTATCGCCCACGAAATCAAGAACCCGCTCAATTTTGTGAATAATTTTTCGGATGTGAGCATTGAATTGGTTGAGGAGGCGAGGGAAGAAGTGTTGGCACAGAAGCAAACTTTAAGAAAGGAGACGGACCAAAATCCCCTCTTGAGAGGGGAAAGCAGCACCGAAGGTGATGCAAGGGGTGTGTTGGAAAAAGCAAGTACCGATGGTCAAACTCAAGATCCTGAAATTGAATCAAGTTCGACGAACACACCCCTCAATCCCCTCTCGAGAGGGGAAGCTGGATCGATCCCTCAAATGGATCTCATCCTCGAAATCCTAGACGACATCGAAGGCAACCTCCGCAAAATTCACGAACACGGATCACGAGCCGACAGTATCGTCAAATCGATGCTTCAGCACTCCCGCGGCGGGGACGGTAAAATGGAACCCACTCCACTCAATCCTTTGATCAAAGAATACGTCAACCTGGCCTTCCATGGGATGCGTGCAGGCAATGATCCTATTAATGTGGATATTGATCTGGATCTGGATCTGGATGAAAATGTGGGGGAAGTTTCACTGATTGCCGAAGATTTTTCCAGAGTGATCCTGAATCTTTGTAATAATGCGTTTGATGCACTGAAAGAGAAGCTGACATCCCGACAACAGTCGGGACGACAGCTATCAGCTGAGTCAGGCAATGGTTATAAGCCCAAACTTACCATCCGTACTTTGGCAGAGCCTAACACAGTCACCATCTCTATCGAAGACAACGGGCCCGGTATTCCCGATGAGATCAAAGACAAAATCATGCAGCCGTTTTTTACCACAAAAAAAGGAACTCAGGGCACGGGGCTTGGACTGAGTATAACGAATGATATTGTGAAAGCACATGGGGGGATTATGAATATTGATTCACAACCCGGACAAACCATTTTCACCATCAAATTTAATAGGTAA
- a CDS encoding ATP-binding protein: MKITNELEAEINTMMDDYWGSYFRGDLEHWQSYLVDDYRNIGGTEEEIWNSKQEIVEYTHRVIDQMAGLTELRNVQRQIIPYDGYLMVHEFMDIFIRIEEKWTFYGKFRLSSLIQKIADTWKVLHQHGSYPDSHTEQGEAFAFDTLRKENTQLREAVKRRTVELENKNHELKIEVALERVRSASMAMQGSEELATVARTVFEQLRALGIDVYRSWIDIFHMEEGYVLTWSTDFEGNFQSIPATFPLEFDETMSDFYRDFKSSSKFIELEAHGDEVKQWFDYLYSVSSDPIFKIPDIPNDLYQVWAKHQYGTVATTKLSPITENEKVILNRFAKVFEQAYTRFLDLQKAEAQAREAQIEAALERVRSRTMAMQKGEELQEVAVLLYKELIALGVTNFVTCGYVEVNEEIQRQHTWVTAPGGDTMGLFHLPLTGDATFDERYAAWKNQETVFHQSIAGQVRNDHLEYAITTFNSKEAEEMVRSQFPDPTVFYCFNFPHGYLHTVGGSLLDKDEEELLARFTKVFAQTYTRFLDLQKAEEQAREANIEMSLEKIRSRTMGMQKSEELPEAANLMFLEIQNLGINAWSCGYCILEEDRRSSMCITSSEGTIQKPFLLPHIGEESFEEWDDFVHSEEIFFIQELKGDAIQSHYDFMLSLPQLKPIYQELKGAGLSLPTYQINHLCKFSHGFLLFITHEPVPEAHDIFKRFTAVFNQTYTRFLDLEKSEQRAREAEVELALERIRSQVTAMQKSSDLFDIVVNMRKEFISLGHKADYFWHMNWMPDSYEMSMTSEDGNRIGMVIRIPKFVHDSIPGLADWEKGTDPVYVMPLNADDAWSYIENMNTHGRYEQADPNAPEEKDIQEIGGLTFILARTSHGEIGYSLPGEVPDPPEDALDTLKRFAGVFDLAYQRFEDLQEAEQQARLVLEERDRLEAALNELHATQDQLVQQEKLASLGQLTAGIAHEIKNPLNFVNNFSDVSIELVEEARDEVKRQKHALSNVEGAKVKKEAKKTPLSRGDGDPSLDGSARGVLEKASAGGQTQDPEIESSSTNTPLNPLSRGEAGSIPQMDLILEILDDIEANLRKIHEHGSRADSIVKSMLQHSRGGDGKPEPTDLNALVKEYVNLAFHGMRAGAEPIDVEIEMDLDDSIGEVPLVAEDFSRVILNLCNNGFDALREGQKNPLLRGEGDGGAGARGVSDEAVDRDLPQYSETNPGSSNTPLNPLSRGDGNANPKLTIRTRKSDNSVSIAIEDNGPGIPEEIKDKILQPFFTTKKGTAGTGLGLSITNDIIKAHGGRLEIESVPREKTIFIIHLEKRGQDG; this comes from the coding sequence ATGAAAATCACAAATGAACTTGAAGCGGAAATCAATACCATGATGGATGACTACTGGGGTTCCTATTTCAGAGGCGATCTGGAACATTGGCAAAGTTACCTGGTGGATGATTACCGAAATATTGGCGGGACGGAAGAAGAGATTTGGAACTCAAAACAGGAGATAGTTGAATACACCCACCGCGTTATTGATCAAATGGCGGGGTTGACCGAACTCCGAAATGTGCAAAGGCAGATCATCCCTTATGATGGGTATCTAATGGTACATGAGTTCATGGATATATTTATCAGGATTGAAGAGAAATGGACGTTTTACGGAAAGTTCAGGTTGTCATCTTTAATTCAGAAGATCGCAGATACATGGAAGGTACTGCATCAACATGGTTCCTATCCGGATTCTCACACCGAACAGGGTGAGGCATTTGCTTTCGATACACTTAGAAAGGAAAATACCCAACTTCGCGAAGCGGTTAAACGCCGAACTGTTGAGTTAGAGAATAAAAATCATGAGTTGAAGATTGAAGTAGCCCTGGAACGGGTACGCTCGGCGTCTATGGCGATGCAGGGAAGCGAGGAACTGGCTACCGTTGCCCGCACTGTTTTTGAACAGTTAAGAGCCCTTGGAATCGATGTATACCGGTCATGGATAGATATTTTTCATATGGAGGAGGGATATGTACTAACCTGGTCAACCGATTTTGAAGGAAACTTTCAGTCAATCCCCGCAACTTTCCCCCTGGAATTCGATGAGACAATGTCCGACTTCTATAGGGATTTTAAATCCTCTTCCAAATTCATTGAACTCGAAGCTCATGGCGATGAGGTTAAGCAGTGGTTTGACTATCTGTATTCCGTGAGTTCAGATCCCATCTTCAAAATTCCTGACATACCAAATGATTTGTACCAGGTCTGGGCAAAACATCAATACGGGACGGTCGCAACAACAAAGCTAAGCCCCATAACGGAGAACGAAAAAGTCATTCTGAACAGATTTGCCAAGGTTTTTGAGCAAGCCTACACCCGCTTTCTTGACCTTCAAAAAGCCGAAGCCCAGGCACGTGAAGCGCAAATTGAAGCAGCCCTGGAACGGGTACGATCCAGAACCATGGCCATGCAAAAGGGTGAAGAGCTGCAGGAAGTAGCCGTTTTGTTGTATAAAGAACTCATAGCACTGGGTGTAACCAATTTTGTGACGTGTGGCTACGTCGAGGTCAATGAAGAAATTCAGAGGCAGCACACATGGGTCACCGCTCCCGGCGGAGATACCATGGGTTTATTTCATCTTCCATTAACGGGTGATGCCACATTTGATGAACGATATGCGGCGTGGAAAAATCAGGAGACAGTCTTTCATCAATCGATTGCCGGGCAGGTGCGAAATGATCACCTGGAGTATGCCATCACGACCTTCAATTCCAAAGAGGCCGAAGAGATGGTACGCAGCCAGTTTCCGGACCCGACCGTATTCTATTGTTTTAACTTTCCCCATGGATATCTGCACACTGTAGGCGGTTCTTTGTTAGACAAAGATGAAGAAGAGTTACTGGCCAGATTTACCAAGGTTTTTGCGCAGACATACACGCGCTTTCTGGACCTCCAAAAAGCCGAAGAACAGGCACGCGAAGCCAACATAGAGATGTCTCTTGAGAAGATACGTTCGCGCACCATGGGGATGCAGAAAAGTGAGGAACTGCCCGAAGCAGCCAATCTGATGTTTCTTGAAATACAGAACTTAGGTATCAACGCATGGAGCTGTGGATACTGTATTCTTGAAGAAGACCGAAGGTCAAGTATGTGCATCACAAGCAGTGAAGGAACCATTCAGAAACCTTTCTTACTCCCTCATATCGGTGAGGAGTCTTTTGAAGAGTGGGATGACTTTGTTCATAGTGAAGAAATCTTTTTTATTCAGGAACTGAAAGGTGATGCTATTCAAAGTCACTATGACTTCATGTTATCTCTTCCCCAATTGAAACCAATTTATCAGGAATTGAAGGGTGCCGGTCTGTCATTACCTACCTATCAGATCAACCATCTTTGCAAATTCAGTCACGGATTCCTGCTCTTCATCACTCATGAACCGGTGCCTGAGGCTCATGATATCTTTAAGCGGTTTACGGCTGTATTCAATCAGACTTATACCCGTTTTCTCGATCTGGAGAAGTCGGAGCAGCGAGCGCGGGAAGCAGAAGTAGAGTTAGCCCTTGAACGGATACGATCTCAGGTAACCGCCATGCAGAAATCATCCGACCTTTTCGATATCGTGGTGAATATGAGGAAGGAGTTTATATCGCTGGGTCATAAGGCAGATTACTTCTGGCACATGAACTGGATGCCGGATTCTTATGAGATGTCCATGACCTCTGAGGATGGGAATCGTATCGGAATGGTGATTCGTATACCCAAATTCGTTCACGATTCTATACCCGGCCTTGCAGATTGGGAAAAAGGCACTGATCCTGTTTACGTGATGCCACTGAATGCGGATGATGCCTGGAGCTATATTGAAAACATGAATACCCATGGCCGGTACGAGCAGGCAGACCCGAATGCACCTGAAGAAAAGGATATCCAGGAGATCGGCGGACTTACCTTTATCCTGGCACGTACGTCACATGGAGAGATCGGATACAGCCTTCCCGGAGAAGTGCCGGACCCTCCAGAGGACGCACTGGACACGCTGAAACGCTTTGCCGGTGTATTTGATCTGGCCTATCAGCGATTTGAGGATCTTCAGGAAGCCGAACAGCAGGCCCGGCTCGTTCTGGAAGAACGGGATCGCCTTGAGGCTGCCCTGAATGAGCTGCATGCCACCCAGGATCAGCTCGTCCAGCAGGAAAAACTCGCCTCCCTGGGTCAGCTTACGGCCGGCATCGCCCACGAAATCAAGAACCCGCTCAATTTTGTGAATAATTTTTCGGATGTGAGCATTGAATTGGTTGAGGAGGCGAGAGATGAAGTGAAAAGGCAAAAGCATGCCCTGAGCAATGTCGAAGGGGCTAAAGTGAAAAAGGAGGCGAAAAAAACTCCCCTCTCGAGAGGGGACGGCGACCCGTCGTTAGACGGAAGCGCCAGGGGTGTGTTGGAAAAAGCAAGTGCCGGTGGTCAAACTCAAGATCCTGAAATTGAATCAAGTTCGACGAACACACCCCTCAATCCCCTCTCGAGAGGGGAAGCTGGATCGATCCCTCAAATGGATCTCATCCTCGAAATCCTCGACGACATCGAAGCCAACCTGCGCAAAATCCACGAACATGGCTCCCGCGCCGACTCCATCGTCAAATCGATGCTGCAACACTCCCGCGGCGGGGACGGTAAACCGGAACCGACCGATCTGAATGCCCTCGTTAAAGAGTACGTCAACCTGGCTTTCCACGGCATGCGCGCCGGAGCCGAACCGATCGATGTTGAAATCGAGATGGATCTGGATGACAGCATCGGGGAGGTCCCATTGGTGGCCGAAGACTTTAGCAGGGTGATTTTGAATCTTTGTAATAATGGGTTTGATGCCTTGCGAGAGGGCCAAAAAAATCCCCTCTTGAGAGGGGAAGGCGACGGCGGAGCCGGAGCTAGGGGTGTGTCTGATGAGGCTGTGGATCGCGACCTACCTCAATATTCTGAGACAAATCCAGGATCGTCCAACACACCCCTCAATCCCCTCTCAAGAGGGGACGGAAACGCCAACCCAAAACTCACCATCCGAACCCGAAAATCCGATAACTCCGTCTCCATCGCCATCGAAGACAATGGTCCCGGCATCCCTGAGGAGATTAAAGACAAGATCCTCCAACCCTTCTTTACCACTAAGAAAGGGACTGCAGGTACCGGGCTGGGCCTGTCCATTACCAACGATATTATCAAAGCCCATGGCGGCAGATTAGAGATCGAAAGTGTTCCCCGGGAAAAAACTATCTTCATAATCCATTTAGAGAAACGGGGACAAGATGGATAA